The following DNA comes from Epinephelus lanceolatus isolate andai-2023 chromosome 1, ASM4190304v1, whole genome shotgun sequence.
AGTCAAAGGCCTTTTGCATACATAATGGCCACAAATAATTACACCAATTTCTAAAGCAGCAACATTGCAGTGCTGCTGCCGCAGTAGCAGAGAGGAAATAAATAGGATCCTGAGAGAAACAGACACTCACACGTTTAGACTGTCTTAACGCTAGTTATGTTTAGAATGCCTTACCTTAACCCCTAAAACTTACCCTAACCTTACGGAGCAAAATGCCCCTGTGAATCTTTGGGAAAacattaataatgaaaatgtttaaaGATGCACAAGAAATCCCAGTCTTGTGCCCTCTTGTGTCTGTTAGTGAAACTAAACCTTTCATTGACAAATCCAACTTTATTCCCCCCAAGTCTGTCATGATTGAGAACCCTGGTTGGTTTCAAAGAGTGCAAGAATCTTCTCATGTCCAACCAGTGTTGTCAGCGCCCTGCAGTGGGGTCCTCGGATCGTGTGTGCGATGCGGGTATCTTCATAGACATTCTCTGTTGCTGAGGAAAGTTGTGCTCCCCTGTCACGCTCTCTCCTGCTAGGCTTGATGGTGGGCTGTAGTCCCCTGCCCCGCCATAAGGGGGTGACATCATGGGCTTTCCTGGTTTGTAGGCCTGTGGGTCCGAGGCCGAACCGCTCATGTCGTAGCCATTACCGTGCCCTTTGCCATGACTGTTTCCATGGCCATTGCCATACTTTCTGTAGCGTGAtccctccacctctccagcCTCCTGTCCTTCCTCTGCCATCTCAAAGGCCTTACGTTTCAGTGGCACCCCTCCATCGGAGCTCCCTCCAAGGCTGTGAGATGGGTAGCTGTAACTGCCCCCCACCATTGTGGGCCTAGGGGCCAGAGGAGTGGGGGCACTAATCCCAGGGGGAAGGTAGGAGGCACTGGGGTGGCTGTATCCAGACGACAGGCTGGTTTGGGGATAGCAGCCTGGAGGATAGTTGTAGACTGGAGTGCTGGCGCTGTAGCTGGGCACAAGAGTAGGTGCGGCCTGCAAAGAGTGTAGGGGGGCAGGCGGAAGTGCTGCGCTGGGCTGAGGGCAGTATCCTGAGGACAGGTAGGTGCTGTTGTAGGCAGGAGGATATTCCTGAGATGATGGGGTACTGCAGGAGCCAGCGCCACTGTAGCCTGGCTCGGAGGCCAAGTTACTGCTCACTACTGTCACACTTCCTGTGGCTGGGATGCCCACTGATGCAGAGCCGACCTTTGTGCCAGTTAATGCTTCTAGTCCAGGGTAACACTCCATGCCCTGACCCAGAGCCCAtggctcagattcagtttttagGAAAGTTCCAGGCTCTGAGTATGCCCCTGTAGGAGGGCGTTCATAGGACAGCTCCAAGCCTGAGTACTTCTCAGCATAGCGTTTGAGCAGAGAAGAAGCAGTAAGGGCAGATATGTCATCACTTGCCCAAGGGTAACCTGCAGGGGCATAGCTGCGGCGAGCAGCTGTAGCATAGGGGTCGTGTTTGTGGGCAGACGGTGGTGAGGTGGTAGAGGTGACATCTAGGTGCTGCTCAGGCCACTGAGATAAGGGGGCGGCGTGCTCCGGGGACCAGTGCATCTTCAACAAACCTGACAGAAACGAGAAGCTGAGTTAGTCCAGACAATCGCGAAATTATGTATCAGATGTTTCAAATTAGCAGTGCAGTAATTTGTGTAGCCCAGTTATTTTAGGTGTTTTACCTCCCCTGTCTTCAAAAACTTACAAGCAAGCTATGAGTCCAGCCTCATGAATATCTGCCCTCATAATCACATCAGC
Coding sequences within:
- the LOC117257280 gene encoding fidgetin-like protein 2, coding for MLSPVTPYSLLKMHWSPEHAAPLSQWPEQHLDVTSTTSPPSAHKHDPYATAARRSYAPAGYPWASDDISALTASSLLKRYAEKYSGLELSYERPPTGAYSEPGTFLKTESEPWALGQGMECYPGLEALTGTKVGSASVGIPATGSVTVVSSNLASEPGYSGAGSCSTPSSQEYPPAYNSTYLSSGYCPQPSAALPPAPLHSLQAAPTLVPSYSASTPVYNYPPGCYPQTSLSSGYSHPSASYLPPGISAPTPLAPRPTMVGGSYSYPSHSLGGSSDGGVPLKRKAFEMAEEGQEAGEVEGSRYRKYGNGHGNSHGKGHGNGYDMSGSASDPQAYKPGKPMMSPPYGGAGDYSPPSSLAGESVTGEHNFPQQQRMSMKIPASHTRSEDPTAGR